The Proteiniphilum propionicum genome contains the following window.
AAATGCTTAGCCCCATCTATTATAAGAAGGCAGGTGAAACTTATTTGAGCCTTGCAGAATACGATAAAGCAATTGATATTTTCAAGCAGGTCAAAGATAATTATATCAATTCACCTGAAGCTCAGGAATCGGACAAATTTATTAAACAGGCTGAACTACTTAAAGAAACGAAATAAACAAGAATGGCAACTGAACTTAACAACCTCTCGTCTTACGACCCGAAGTCTGTTCCTGATGGAAAAGGTAAACGAATTGGAATAGTAGTTTCTGACTGGAACTCCTCCATAACAGGGAACCTTCTGCTCGGTGCTTACAACACACTGGTTAAATTCGGAGTTTTAAGTGACGATATTGTTATCGAACATGTGCCGGGAAGTTTTGAGCTTACCTATGGGGCAAAGGTAATGATTGAGAAAGCAAAAGTGGACTGTGTAATTCTCCTTGGATGTGTTATACAGGGGGAGACTCCACATTTTACCTTTGTTTGCAACAGCGTAACAGACGGAACTACGCAGTTGAATTTAAAATATAACGTACCAGCAGTTTTTGGCCTGCTCACCACCAACACGCTCGATCAGGCAAAAGCAAGAGCAGGAGGAAGACATGGAAACAAAGGTGATGAAGCGGC
Protein-coding sequences here:
- the ribH gene encoding 6,7-dimethyl-8-ribityllumazine synthase, whose amino-acid sequence is MATELNNLSSYDPKSVPDGKGKRIGIVVSDWNSSITGNLLLGAYNTLVKFGVLSDDIVIEHVPGSFELTYGAKVMIEKAKVDCVILLGCVIQGETPHFTFVCNSVTDGTTQLNLKYNVPAVFGLLTTNTLDQAKARAGGRHGNKGDEAAITALKMIGLKSKYI